Proteins from a single region of Pseudomonas fulva:
- a CDS encoding ankyrin repeat domain-containing protein, whose product MLRPLCFALALSVAAPLLAATPAADAERVQAQLRDYYFQAAREGNVAMLDEFIAAGYNLDSADEKGYTALILAAYHGHRQAVERLLGAGADACAQDRRGNTALMGAIFKGEVRIAKRLLEADCSPDQRNDSGQTAAMYAALFQRKDMLDDLAKKGADLNARDAFGNSVQGLDSGEIRTRWSARQP is encoded by the coding sequence ATGTTGCGACCCCTCTGTTTCGCCCTGGCGCTGAGCGTTGCAGCCCCATTGCTGGCCGCCACGCCAGCGGCGGATGCCGAGCGCGTCCAGGCGCAATTGCGCGACTACTACTTCCAGGCCGCCCGCGAGGGCAACGTGGCGATGCTCGATGAGTTCATCGCTGCCGGTTACAACCTCGATAGCGCCGACGAGAAGGGCTACACCGCACTGATCCTGGCGGCCTATCACGGCCATCGCCAGGCGGTGGAGCGCCTGCTGGGCGCAGGGGCGGACGCCTGTGCCCAGGATCGGCGTGGCAACACCGCGCTGATGGGGGCGATCTTCAAGGGCGAGGTACGCATCGCCAAACGCCTGCTCGAGGCCGACTGCAGCCCGGACCAGCGCAACGACAGCGGCCAGACGGCGGCCATGTACGCGGCACTGTTCCAGCGCAAGGACATGCTCGATGACCTGGCGAAGAAGGGCGCCGACCTGAACGCCAGGGACGCTTTCGGCAATTCGGTACAGGGCCTGGATAGCGGCGAAATACGCACGCGCTGGTCGGCCAGACAGCCCTGA
- a CDS encoding catalase: protein MTAALSASLFSLSAQAAPLTRDNGAPVGDNQNSQTAGSTGPTLLQDVQLIQKLQRFDRERIPERVVHARGTGAHGEFTATADISDLTRAKVFSKGTTTPVFVRFSSVVHGNHSPETLRDPRGFATKFYTSEGNWDLVGNNFPTFFIRDAIKFPDMVHAFKPDPNTNYGSNRTQFDFFSHVPEATRTLTLLYSNEGTPANYRQMNGNSVHAYKLVNAKNEYRYVKFQWRSLQGIKNNDPKQTEQIQGKDFNHMSRDLITTINAGDYPKWDLYIQMLEPADLAKYDFDPLDATKIWPDVPYRKIGQMVLNRNPDNVFQETEQVAMAPSNLVPGIEPSEDRLLQGRLFSYADTQMYRLGANHAFLPINQAKVPVNNGNQDGAANIGHTTTEVNYEPSRINPRPASEHARYSNLPLSGSTEQKKIQREQNFKQAGELYRSYDKKMQGDLIASLGGALAEAEDESKHIMLSFFYKADAQYGEGLTEVAGGDLARVKALAAKLQD from the coding sequence ATGACTGCGGCCTTGTCCGCTTCGCTGTTCAGTCTGTCGGCCCAGGCGGCGCCGTTGACCCGCGACAACGGCGCACCGGTAGGCGATAACCAGAATTCGCAGACCGCCGGCAGCACGGGCCCGACCCTGCTGCAGGACGTGCAACTGATCCAGAAACTGCAGCGTTTCGACCGCGAGCGCATTCCCGAGCGCGTGGTGCATGCCCGCGGCACCGGTGCCCATGGCGAGTTCACCGCCACGGCGGACATCTCCGACCTGACCCGCGCCAAGGTGTTCAGCAAGGGCACCACCACCCCGGTGTTCGTGCGCTTCTCCAGCGTGGTGCATGGCAACCATTCGCCGGAAACCCTGCGGGACCCGCGCGGCTTCGCCACCAAGTTCTACACCAGCGAAGGCAACTGGGACCTGGTCGGCAACAACTTCCCGACCTTCTTCATCCGTGACGCCATCAAGTTCCCGGACATGGTGCACGCCTTCAAGCCCGACCCGAATACCAACTACGGCAGCAACCGCACCCAGTTCGATTTCTTCAGCCACGTACCGGAAGCCACCCGCACCCTGACCCTGCTGTATTCCAACGAGGGCACGCCGGCCAACTACCGGCAGATGAACGGCAACAGCGTGCACGCCTACAAGCTGGTCAACGCCAAGAACGAATACCGCTACGTCAAGTTCCAGTGGCGCAGCCTGCAAGGCATCAAGAACAACGACCCCAAGCAGACCGAGCAGATCCAGGGCAAGGACTTCAACCACATGAGCCGCGACCTGATCACCACGATCAACGCCGGCGACTACCCCAAGTGGGACCTGTACATCCAGATGCTCGAACCGGCTGACCTGGCCAAGTACGACTTCGATCCGCTGGACGCCACCAAGATCTGGCCGGACGTGCCCTACCGGAAAATCGGCCAGATGGTCCTCAACAGGAACCCGGACAACGTGTTCCAGGAAACCGAGCAGGTGGCCATGGCGCCGTCCAACCTGGTGCCGGGCATCGAGCCTTCCGAGGATCGCCTGCTGCAGGGCCGGCTGTTCTCCTATGCCGATACGCAGATGTATCGCCTGGGCGCCAACCACGCCTTCCTGCCGATCAACCAGGCCAAGGTGCCGGTCAACAACGGCAACCAGGATGGCGCGGCGAACATCGGCCACACCACCACCGAGGTGAACTACGAGCCCAGCCGCATCAATCCGCGGCCGGCCAGCGAGCATGCGCGCTACAGCAACCTGCCACTGAGCGGCAGCACCGAGCAGAAGAAGATCCAGCGTGAGCAGAACTTCAAGCAGGCCGGCGAGCTGTACCGCTCCTACGACAAGAAGATGCAGGGCGACCTGATCGCCAGCCTGGGCGGCGCCCTGGCCGAGGCCGAAGACGAGAGCAAGCACATCATGCTGTCGTTCTTCTACAAGGCCGATGCGCAGTATGGCGAAGGCCTGACAGAGGTGGCCGGTGGCGACCTGGCGCGGGTCAAGGCGCTGGCTGCCAAGCTGCAGGACTGA
- a CDS encoding methyl-accepting chemotaxis protein has translation MNTWFGNISVTLKLALGFGLVLLLTMALALVGWSSLGSVVQRSERMTDVNELTHTLTDLRVARLQYLLSNGGAAEADKVQQEIRALSQRQQEMLPHFQNPENVRLIKQQIELIEQYQKAYDKTNATYAIVNNTRAEMVDMADRAGELIDRVRDEVARNAAGDEAGFARYQAIARTKDDVQTLRYRVLGYTADVNERTELALNQQIERVDQGIGGLTSVFVGEYREQIQQLQSTVTAYRSLLDAYRTATAERLQLRDAMTEQVQEIVRGSDALLAMQATLRDRDTTWANQMMIVATLLALLVGILSAWLITRQITRPLQETLEAVERIAGGDLSQTLQVSRRDELGVLQQGIQRMGSTLRELIGGIRDGVTQIASAAEQLSAVTEQTSAGVNSQKVETDQVATAMQEMSATVQEVARSAAEASQAAVDADREASQGDRVVAETVAQIERLAAEVSRSSEAMGELQSESDKIGGVMDVIKTVAEQTNLLALNAAIEAARAGEAGRGFAVVADEVRGLAQRTQKSTEEIEGLIAGLQRGTQQVAVIMQGSRELTDSSVALTRRAGEALGAITSRVSNIQAMNQQIAAAAEQQGAVAEEISRSVVNVRDISEQTAEASEETAASSVELARLGNQLQTMVSHFRV, from the coding sequence ATGAATACATGGTTTGGCAATATCAGCGTCACCCTCAAACTGGCCCTGGGCTTCGGCCTGGTGTTGCTTCTGACCATGGCCCTGGCCCTGGTCGGCTGGAGCAGCCTGGGCAGCGTGGTGCAGCGCAGCGAGCGCATGACCGACGTCAACGAACTCACCCATACCCTCACCGATCTGCGCGTGGCGCGCCTGCAGTACCTGCTCTCCAATGGTGGGGCAGCGGAAGCCGACAAGGTACAGCAGGAGATCCGTGCGCTCTCCCAACGGCAGCAGGAAATGCTGCCGCACTTCCAGAACCCCGAGAACGTACGGCTGATCAAGCAGCAGATCGAGTTGATCGAGCAGTACCAGAAGGCCTACGACAAGACCAACGCCACCTATGCCATCGTCAACAACACCCGTGCCGAAATGGTCGACATGGCGGATCGCGCGGGCGAGTTGATCGACCGCGTCAGGGATGAGGTGGCACGCAATGCGGCCGGTGACGAGGCGGGCTTCGCCCGTTACCAGGCCATCGCCCGTACCAAGGATGACGTGCAGACCCTGCGCTACCGCGTGCTCGGTTACACCGCGGATGTCAACGAGCGCACCGAGCTGGCGCTGAATCAGCAGATCGAACGTGTCGATCAGGGCATCGGGGGCCTGACCAGCGTGTTTGTCGGCGAGTACCGTGAGCAGATCCAGCAACTGCAATCCACGGTCACCGCCTATCGCAGCCTGCTGGATGCCTACCGCACGGCAACCGCCGAGCGTCTGCAGCTGCGCGATGCCATGACCGAGCAGGTGCAGGAGATCGTCAGGGGCAGCGATGCGCTGCTGGCCATGCAGGCCACCCTGCGTGATCGCGACACCACCTGGGCCAACCAGATGATGATCGTCGCCACCCTGCTGGCACTGCTGGTGGGCATTCTCTCGGCCTGGCTGATCACCCGGCAGATCACCCGGCCGCTGCAGGAAACCCTCGAGGCCGTCGAACGCATCGCCGGCGGCGACCTCAGCCAGACCCTGCAGGTCAGCCGTCGCGACGAACTGGGCGTGCTGCAACAGGGCATTCAGCGTATGGGCAGCACCTTGCGCGAGTTGATCGGCGGCATTCGCGATGGCGTTACCCAGATCGCCAGCGCGGCCGAGCAGCTGTCTGCGGTGACCGAACAGACCAGTGCCGGGGTGAACAGCCAGAAGGTGGAAACCGATCAGGTGGCCACCGCCATGCAGGAAATGTCCGCCACCGTGCAGGAGGTCGCGCGCAGTGCCGCCGAGGCCTCCCAGGCCGCCGTGGATGCCGATCGCGAGGCCAGCCAGGGCGATCGCGTGGTCGCCGAGACGGTGGCCCAGATCGAGCGTCTGGCAGCCGAGGTGAGCCGCTCCAGCGAGGCCATGGGCGAGCTGCAGAGCGAAAGCGACAAGATCGGCGGGGTGATGGATGTGATCAAGACGGTGGCGGAGCAGACCAATCTGCTGGCCCTCAACGCGGCCATCGAGGCGGCGCGGGCCGGGGAGGCCGGGCGCGGTTTCGCCGTGGTGGCGGACGAGGTGCGGGGCCTGGCCCAGCGCACGCAGAAGTCCACCGAGGAGATCGAAGGCCTGATCGCCGGTCTGCAGCGCGGCACCCAGCAGGTGGCGGTGATCATGCAGGGCAGCCGCGAACTGACCGACAGCAGCGTGGCGCTGACCCGCCGCGCCGGTGAGGCGCTGGGCGCGATCACCAGCCGGGTCTCCAATATCCAGGCGATGAACCAGCAGATCGCCGCCGCTGCCGAGCAGCAGGGCGCGGTGGCCGAGGAGATCAGCCGCAGCGTGGTTAACGTGCGCGATATCTCCGAGCAGACCGCCGAGGCCAGCGAAGAAACCGCCGCCTCGAGCGTCGAGCTGGCGCGCCTGGGCAATCAGCTGCAGACCATGGTCAGCCACTTCCGGGTGTGA
- a CDS encoding YetF domain-containing protein: MTAFDWQRMLLGDVPLLFLGEVALRALFAFVVVFVFLKVSGRRGIRQLSLFELVVILTLGSAAGDVSFYDDVPLLPVAMVFVTLLVLYRATVTMMRRSERVSDWMEGKPVTIIKDGLYELNSLDHLNISSDEFFMELRQQGVEHLGQVRLGILETDGDMSLYFYPAEAVKPGLSVLPGEHRSEYQQVPQAGTYACVRCGHTQSMTSGQEASCPRCTQRTWSPALSHERLR, translated from the coding sequence ATGACCGCGTTCGATTGGCAGCGCATGCTGCTGGGTGATGTGCCTTTGCTGTTTCTGGGCGAAGTGGCGCTGCGCGCGCTGTTCGCTTTCGTGGTGGTGTTCGTGTTCCTCAAGGTCAGCGGCCGGCGTGGTATTCGCCAGTTGTCGCTGTTCGAGCTGGTGGTGATTCTCACCCTCGGCTCGGCCGCCGGCGACGTGTCGTTCTACGACGACGTGCCCCTGCTACCGGTGGCCATGGTGTTCGTCACCCTGCTGGTGCTGTACCGCGCCACGGTGACGATGATGCGCCGCAGCGAGCGCGTCTCCGACTGGATGGAGGGCAAGCCGGTAACCATCATCAAGGACGGCCTCTACGAGCTGAACAGCCTGGACCACCTGAACATCTCCTCCGACGAATTCTTCATGGAGCTGCGCCAGCAGGGTGTCGAGCACCTCGGCCAGGTGCGCCTGGGCATTCTGGAAACCGATGGTGACATGAGCCTGTACTTCTACCCCGCCGAAGCCGTGAAACCCGGCCTCTCGGTGCTGCCCGGCGAGCACCGCAGCGAGTACCAGCAGGTGCCTCAGGCCGGCACCTATGCCTGCGTGCGCTGCGGCCACACGCAATCGATGACCAGCGGGCAGGAAGCCAGCTGCCCGCGCTGCACGCAACGCACCTGGTCGCCGGCGCTGAGCCACGAGCGGCTGCGCTGA
- a CDS encoding AraC family transcriptional regulator yields the protein MSASDLISELLGGMRLCGVQFRRLSLPPAGGLGFSNQPGRGQFHFVARGPVWLRSPGGDMHCLQSGDAVLLPRGGRHALLAGPQVGSGAIQAFDPCLAAEDQPCDPQATLLFSCCMQLELGGMQPLVVAMPEVMRVETLQDSAPEIRPLLEAMERESLLLLAGHGGILARLAEVVAALIVRGWVTGLGAEAGGYIGALHDPRLSRALLAMHRHPERPWTVATLASEAGQSRSVFAQRFVRGLGVAPLRYLTDLRMRLALQRLADEQVAVERVAEALGYGSLAAFSRAFKRALGVSPGAVKRGAAAPGQERLR from the coding sequence ATGAGCGCGAGTGACCTGATCAGCGAGCTGCTGGGCGGCATGCGCCTGTGTGGTGTGCAGTTCCGCCGTCTGTCGCTGCCGCCCGCAGGCGGCCTCGGCTTCAGCAACCAACCGGGGCGCGGGCAGTTTCATTTCGTGGCGCGTGGGCCAGTCTGGCTGCGCAGCCCGGGTGGCGACATGCATTGCCTGCAAAGTGGTGATGCGGTGCTGCTGCCCCGCGGTGGCCGGCACGCGCTGCTGGCCGGGCCGCAGGTTGGCAGCGGCGCCATCCAGGCATTCGACCCGTGTCTGGCGGCCGAGGATCAGCCGTGCGACCCACAGGCGACGCTGCTCTTCAGTTGCTGCATGCAGCTGGAGCTGGGCGGCATGCAGCCGCTGGTGGTGGCCATGCCTGAGGTAATGCGCGTCGAGACCCTGCAGGACAGCGCCCCGGAGATTCGCCCACTGCTCGAGGCGATGGAGCGCGAGTCCCTGCTGCTGCTGGCCGGCCATGGCGGCATCCTGGCGCGGCTGGCCGAAGTGGTGGCGGCGTTGATCGTGCGCGGTTGGGTGACCGGCCTCGGTGCCGAGGCGGGCGGTTACATCGGCGCCTTGCACGACCCGCGCTTGAGCAGGGCGCTGCTGGCGATGCACCGGCACCCGGAGCGACCGTGGACCGTGGCAACGCTGGCTAGCGAGGCCGGGCAATCGCGCTCGGTGTTCGCGCAGCGCTTTGTGCGCGGGCTGGGTGTGGCCCCGTTACGCTACCTGACCGATTTGCGAATGCGCCTGGCACTGCAGCGCCTGGCTGATGAGCAGGTGGCGGTCGAGCGGGTGGCCGAGGCGCTCGGTTATGGCTCGCTGGCGGCCTTCAGCCGCGCCTTCAAGCGCGCGCTGGGGGTGTCACCCGGGGCGGTGAAGCGGGGTGCCGCAGCGCCTGGGCAAGAGCGGCTCCGGTAG
- a CDS encoding alpha/beta fold hydrolase translates to MHPSHLSRAVRGLCLALLLAALSSAAFATGKHYRVTTPDGLHLAVQETGNPAGQPIVFIHGLLGSRLNWQRQIDSPQLQDYRLITYDLRGHGLSDKPADSSAYSDGRRYADDLAAVLAATGANQPVLVGWSLGGLVMSDYLAAYGDGAIRGAVYVNAVIELSEALITPQPEVYAGLASSDLKSHLDALRAFVRLCFHTQPDAASMEVLMANAAMASWPMTRAIPGMSSAAAEGLPKAQVPLLLLYGARDQLVQVQPSIARAQTLNPRAQSKRYEQSGHAPFLEEAERFNRDLANFVKAAAAGR, encoded by the coding sequence ATGCATCCATCACACCTTTCCAGAGCCGTGCGCGGTCTCTGCCTCGCATTGTTGCTTGCAGCGCTTTCCAGTGCCGCTTTCGCCACCGGGAAACACTACCGCGTCACCACGCCCGATGGCCTGCACCTGGCCGTTCAGGAAACCGGCAACCCCGCGGGCCAACCCATAGTGTTCATCCATGGCCTGCTGGGCAGCCGCCTGAACTGGCAACGGCAAATCGACAGCCCACAGCTGCAGGACTACCGGCTGATCACCTACGACCTGCGTGGCCATGGGCTCTCCGACAAACCGGCAGACAGCAGCGCCTACAGCGATGGCCGCCGCTACGCCGATGATCTGGCCGCGGTGCTCGCCGCAACGGGGGCCAATCAGCCGGTGCTGGTGGGCTGGTCCCTGGGCGGGCTGGTGATGTCCGATTACCTGGCCGCGTATGGTGATGGCGCGATCCGCGGCGCGGTCTACGTCAATGCCGTCATCGAACTGAGCGAAGCGCTGATCACCCCGCAGCCCGAGGTATACGCCGGCCTGGCCTCGAGCGACCTGAAAAGCCATCTCGACGCCCTGCGCGCCTTTGTACGCCTGTGCTTCCACACCCAGCCAGACGCCGCCAGCATGGAGGTGCTGATGGCCAATGCGGCGATGGCCTCCTGGCCGATGACCCGCGCCATTCCAGGCATGAGCAGCGCCGCTGCCGAGGGGCTGCCCAAGGCGCAGGTTCCGTTGCTGCTGCTCTATGGCGCCCGGGACCAGCTCGTGCAGGTGCAGCCGAGCATCGCCCGCGCCCAGACGCTCAACCCGCGAGCGCAGTCGAAACGTTATGAGCAGTCGGGGCACGCGCCCTTTCTCGAAGAGGCCGAGCGCTTCAACCGGGACCTGGCGAACTTCGTGAAGGCTGCCGCAGCCGGCCGATAG
- a CDS encoding APC family permease produces MPTANTPPSPPLKRAITGSMLTLFILGDVLGAGVYALAGVIAGEVGGAVWVALLVALGFALLTAGSYAELVTKYPHAGASAVFAARAYKSPLVSFLVGFCMLAAAVTSAAGLSLAFAGDYLAAFIDIPAHVAALIFLVVIGLLNARGIKESLSANLVMTTIELSGLLLVIVAAAWFLRGGEGDFSRVVEFKSGVNPAFAVLGAALLAFYSFVGFETSANLAEEIRDVRKTYPRALFAALIIAGAIYMAVSIGAAVVMPVEQLANSTAPLLEVVKASGLGIPPQLFAFIALIAVANGALLTMIMASRLAYGMAHQRLLPSVLGGVLAQRRTPAAAIAATTLVAIVLTLTGSLATLAQTVVLLLLFVFISTNLAVLVLRRDKVAQEHFRVPTWVPVLGVASCLLLMTQQDVQTWLRAGALLLAGVVLYGITRAGGVQPLKAEDYKVVDS; encoded by the coding sequence ATGCCCACCGCCAATACCCCGCCAAGCCCACCCCTGAAACGCGCCATCACCGGCTCGATGCTGACCTTGTTCATCCTCGGGGACGTGCTCGGCGCCGGGGTGTATGCCCTGGCCGGGGTGATTGCCGGCGAGGTGGGCGGTGCGGTCTGGGTCGCCTTGCTGGTGGCCCTGGGTTTTGCCTTGCTCACCGCGGGCTCCTATGCCGAGCTGGTCACCAAGTACCCCCATGCCGGTGCGTCGGCGGTATTCGCGGCGAGGGCCTACAAGTCGCCACTGGTGTCCTTTCTGGTGGGCTTCTGCATGCTGGCGGCAGCGGTGACCAGCGCGGCGGGGCTGTCCCTGGCGTTCGCCGGGGATTACCTGGCGGCCTTCATCGATATTCCCGCCCATGTGGCGGCGCTGATTTTCCTGGTGGTGATCGGCCTGCTCAATGCGCGGGGCATCAAGGAGTCGCTGTCGGCCAACCTGGTGATGACCACCATCGAGCTGTCCGGGCTGCTGCTGGTGATAGTCGCCGCGGCGTGGTTCTTGCGCGGCGGTGAAGGGGACTTCAGCCGGGTGGTGGAATTCAAGTCCGGGGTCAACCCGGCCTTTGCGGTGCTGGGAGCGGCGCTGCTGGCGTTCTATTCATTCGTCGGTTTCGAGACCTCGGCCAACCTCGCCGAAGAGATTCGTGACGTACGCAAGACCTACCCCCGGGCGCTGTTCGCTGCGCTGATCATCGCCGGCGCCATCTACATGGCGGTATCCATCGGTGCGGCGGTGGTGATGCCCGTCGAACAGCTGGCCAACTCCACGGCGCCGCTGCTGGAGGTGGTGAAGGCGTCGGGCCTGGGTATCCCGCCGCAGCTGTTCGCCTTCATTGCGTTGATCGCCGTGGCCAACGGTGCCTTGCTGACCATGATCATGGCCAGCCGCCTGGCCTATGGCATGGCCCACCAACGGCTGCTGCCGAGCGTGCTGGGCGGCGTGCTGGCACAGCGGCGCACCCCGGCGGCAGCCATCGCGGCGACCACCCTGGTGGCCATCGTGCTGACGCTGACCGGCTCCCTGGCGACTCTGGCGCAGACCGTGGTGCTGCTGTTGCTGTTCGTGTTCATCAGCACCAACCTGGCGGTGCTGGTGTTGCGCCGTGACAAGGTGGCGCAGGAGCACTTCCGCGTGCCGACCTGGGTGCCGGTGCTGGGCGTGGCCTCGTGCCTGCTGCTGATGACCCAGCAGGATGTGCAAACCTGGCTGCGTGCGGGCGCGCTGTTGCTGGCCGGCGTAGTGCTGTACGGCATCACCCGGGCCGGCGGCGTGCAGCCGCTCAAGGCCGAGGACTACAAGGTGGTGGACAGCTGA